One Felis catus isolate Fca126 chromosome D3, F.catus_Fca126_mat1.0, whole genome shotgun sequence DNA segment encodes these proteins:
- the ALKBH2 gene encoding DNA oxidative demethylase ALKBH2, with protein sequence MDRFLVKGALGDLLGKREREASGEGPAGLQADQEGGRKRPKAETPGNAGHQAGPRWQHIRAEGLSCDYTVLFGKAEADKIFQELEREVEYFTGALARVQVFGKWHSVPRKQATYGNPGLTYTFSGLTLSPKPWIPVLERVRDRVSAVTGETFNFVLVNRYKDGRDHIGEHRDDERELAPGSPIASVSFGACRDFFFRHKDSRGKQPSRKVEVVRLQLAHGSLLMMNHPTNTHWYHSLPVRKKILAPRVNLTFRKILPTKK encoded by the exons ATGGACAGATTCCTGGTGAAAGGGGCGTTAGGGGACCTTTTGGGAAAGAGGGAGCGAGAGGCCAGCGGAGAAGGTCCAGCAGGCCTGCAAGCGGACCAGGAGGGTGGCAGGAAAAGGCCGAAGGCGGAGACCCCGGGGAATGCAGGCCACCAGGCCGGCCCCCGCTGGCAGCACATCCGGGCTGAGGGCCTGAGCTGTGATTACACAGTCCTGTTTGGCAAAGCCGAAGCAGACAAGATTTTCCAGGAGCTGGAGCGGGAAGTGGAGTATTTTACAG GCGCGCTGGCCAGGGTCCAGGTGTTTGGGAAGTGGCACAGTGTGCCCAGGAAGCAGGCGACCTATGGCAACCCCGGGCTGACCTACACGTTTTCGGGCCTTACTCTGTCTCCAAAGCCCTGGATCCCAGTTCTAGAGCGCGTCCGGGATCGTGTTTCTGCGGTGACTGGAGAGACCTTCAACTTTGTGCTCGTTAACAG GTACAAAGATGGCCGTGACCACATCGGTGAACACAGAGATGATGAAAGGGAACTGGCTCCCGGGAGCCCCATAGCCTCGGTCTCCTTTGGGGCCTGCAGAGATTTCTTCTTCCGGCATAAGGATTCTCGGGGGAAGCAGCCCTCCCGGAAGGTGGAGGTGGTCAGGCTTCAGCTGGCCCACGGAAGTTTGCTTATGATGAACCACCCGACCAACACTCACTGGTATCACAGTCTCCCCGTCCGAAAGAAGATTCTAGCTCCACGGGTCAATCTGACATTTCGCAAAATTCTGCctactaaaaagtaa
- the UNG gene encoding uracil-DNA glycosylase, whose amino-acid sequence MIGQKTLYSFFSPNPAGRRRTRSPEPADPGTGVAAVAEESGDAAASPAKKARAGQEDPGTPPTSPLSPEQLVRIQRNKAAALLRLAARNVPVGFGESWKKHLSAEFGKPYFIKLMGFVAEERKHYTVYPPPHQVFTWTQMCDIRHVKVVILGQDPYHGPNQAHGLCFSVQRPIPPPPSLENIYKELSTDIDGFVHPGHGDLSGWAKQGVLLLNAVLTVRAHQANSHKERGWEEFTDAVVSWLNHNSSGLVFLLWGSYAQKKGSAIDRKRHHVLQTAHPSPLSVYRGFFGCRHFSKTNELLQKSGKEPINWKDL is encoded by the exons ATGATTGGCCAGAAGACCCTCTACTCCTTCTTCTCCCCGAACCCCGCCGGGAGACGACGTACCCGCAGCCCCGAGCCGGCCGACCCAGGGACCGGCGTGGCGGCGGTAGCTGAGGAGAGCGGGGATGCGGCG GCCAGCCCCGCCAAGAAGGCCCGGGCCGGACAGGAGGACCCCGGCACGCCCCCCACCTCGCCGCTGAGCCCCGAACAGTTGGTCCGCATCCAGAGGAACAAGGCCGCCGCCCTGCTCAGACTCGCCGCGCGCAACGTGCCCGTGGGTTTCGGTGAGAGTTGGAAGAAGCACCTCAGCGCCGAGTTCGGGAAACCGTATTTCATAAAG CTCATGGGATTTgttgcagaagaaagaaaacattacacCGTGTATCCACCCCCACACCAGGTCTTCACCTGGACGCAAATGTGTGACATAAGACAT GTGAAGGTTGTCATCCTGGGACAGGATCCATATCACGGACCCAATCAAGCCCACGGTCTCTGCTTTAGTGTTCAAAGACCCATTCCACCTCCACCCAG tttggaaaacatttataaagagcTGTCTACAGACATAGATGGTTTTGTTCATCCTGGTCACGGAGATTTATCCGGGTGGGCCAAACAAG GTGTTCTCTTACTCAACGCGGTCCTCACCGTCCGGGCACATCAGGCTAATTCGCATAAGGAGAGAGGATGGGAGGAGTTTACGGATGCGGTCGTGTCCTGGCTAAATCACAACTCCAGCGGCCTCGTCTTCCTGCTCTGGGGCTCTTACGCTCAGAAGAAAGGCAGTGCCATCGATAGG AAACGTCACCATGTGCTGCAGACTGCTCACCCCTCCCCGTTGTCGGTGTACAGAGGGTTCTTTGGAtgtagacacttctctaaaaccAATGAGTTGCTGCAGAAGTCTGGCAAGGAGCCCATCAACTGGAAGGATCTGTGA